Proteins encoded together in one Caldicellulosiruptor saccharolyticus DSM 8903 window:
- a CDS encoding hydantoinase/oxoprolinase family protein yields MIIGLDVGGTNIDIVAIENNKVVDHRKFEHGEDLLFSILTSLEEFITKDYISNLSRIVLSTTITTNAIVQNKLDKVGMIIENGIGANPDFLMCADVNILLDGYINNRGIEVKSFDREKVEKAILIFKKADINNIGIACKFSVRNPKHELDVYDIVKRHGFEFVSLGHRISGKLNFPRRVFSTYLNSAVYSNFKALCNAILEFLKKKNIPSHLVFIQKPDGGIVHLENLKEFPIFSILSGPAASAQGGYILSKPLSDAVIIDIGGTTTDISFVCNGQFVLEQYGARIANYPTLVRAIYSRSVGIGGDSIVKVEDSISVGPETVKSCNINRKNIVTFTDVLQYLNSSSDDEAQSRLKNLSNKANMPLELFCNKVVKVALNTICKKIEEGIDYINSTPIYTIQKLLHGEKFIPKKIVVIGGAADLISKHLEKELKIKVEVPRYYMVANAIGCALGSVSREYNLVADTEQGKVYIPELDKYESVNIDFSLAQAKDFLINKIIEAGDALSADDIEIVEENSFNMIRNFRYCGKIIKIKAQLKPKLQELK; encoded by the coding sequence ATGATAATTGGGCTTGATGTAGGCGGAACAAACATTGATATTGTCGCAATTGAAAACAATAAAGTTGTAGATCACAGAAAATTTGAACATGGTGAAGACCTCCTTTTTTCTATATTGACAAGCTTAGAAGAATTTATAACAAAAGATTATATCTCCAATCTTAGTCGTATTGTGCTTAGCACTACAATTACCACAAATGCAATCGTCCAGAACAAGCTTGACAAGGTTGGAATGATAATTGAAAATGGCATCGGAGCAAATCCAGATTTTCTTATGTGTGCAGATGTTAATATTTTACTTGACGGGTATATAAACAACAGAGGGATTGAAGTTAAGAGTTTCGATAGAGAGAAAGTAGAAAAAGCAATTTTGATCTTCAAAAAAGCTGATATTAACAACATAGGAATTGCGTGCAAATTCTCTGTTAGAAATCCAAAGCACGAGCTCGATGTTTATGACATTGTAAAAAGGCATGGTTTTGAGTTTGTTTCTTTAGGGCATAGGATTTCTGGTAAATTGAACTTCCCACGCAGAGTATTTTCTACATATTTAAATTCAGCTGTCTATAGTAATTTTAAAGCATTGTGCAATGCCATTTTAGAATTTTTAAAGAAAAAAAATATACCTTCACACTTGGTATTTATACAAAAACCAGATGGAGGAATTGTCCATTTGGAAAATTTAAAGGAATTCCCCATTTTTTCAATCTTATCAGGTCCTGCGGCTTCAGCACAAGGCGGTTACATACTCTCAAAACCTCTCTCAGATGCAGTTATAATCGACATTGGTGGAACAACTACTGATATTTCATTTGTCTGCAATGGCCAGTTTGTTTTAGAACAGTATGGGGCAAGAATAGCAAATTACCCAACCTTAGTCCGTGCTATTTATTCAAGGTCTGTAGGAATAGGTGGTGATAGCATAGTAAAAGTTGAAGATTCCATCTCAGTTGGTCCTGAAACAGTAAAATCTTGTAATATCAATAGAAAAAATATTGTTACCTTTACTGACGTGTTACAGTATCTAAATTCTTCTTCGGATGATGAAGCACAAAGTCGACTTAAAAATTTGTCAAATAAAGCAAATATGCCACTTGAGCTCTTTTGCAATAAAGTAGTAAAGGTAGCTTTAAATACAATTTGTAAAAAAATAGAAGAAGGGATTGATTACATCAATAGCACCCCCATTTATACAATTCAAAAACTTTTACATGGTGAGAAATTCATCCCCAAAAAAATAGTAGTAATTGGTGGAGCAGCTGATTTGATAAGTAAACATTTAGAAAAAGAGTTAAAAATTAAAGTAGAAGTTCCTAGATATTATATGGTGGCAAACGCAATAGGGTGTGCGCTTGGCTCAGTCTCAAGAGAATATAATTTGGTTGCAGATACAGAACAAGGAAAAGTTTATATACCTGAGCTTGACAAGTATGAAAGTGTTAATATAGATTTTTCTCTTGCTCAAGCAAAGGATTTTTTGATAAACAAGATTATAGAAGCAGGTGATGCTCTTTCAGCGGATGATATAGAAATTGTCGAGGAGAATTCGTTTAATATGATTAGAAATTTTAGATATTGTGGAAAGATAATCAAGATAAAGGCACAGCTAAAACCTAAACTTCAAGAATTAAAATAA
- the coaBC gene encoding bifunctional phosphopantothenoylcysteine decarboxylase/phosphopantothenate--cysteine ligase CoaBC, with protein MSLKNKNILIGICGGIAAYKVCELIRFLKKSEANVKVIMTNNAQRFITPLTVQTLSQNRVYLDTFESEYFYDIEHISLTAWADILVVAPATANIIGKFANGIADDLLTTTFLAFNKPILVVPAMNSNMFENKIVQANIQKLKQVGINVLEPEAGLLACGVYGKGRYPENRKIVIEIERLLEKKDLDGKRVLITAGPTREYLDPVRFISNRSSGKMGFALAEEAYKRGAKVTLVSGPVNIQTYADIEIVNVETAYEMYEEVKSIKDKYDILIFSAAVADFKPKNFRESKIKKEQEQELQIELQKNPDILKYAGETKKDWQIVVGFSAETENLIENSKKKLYEKNADLIVANNVLQEGAGFNVDTNIVTLISKEKVLELPKLSKEEVAGRIFDFIVDYLCRR; from the coding sequence ATGAGTCTAAAAAATAAAAACATCTTGATAGGAATATGTGGCGGGATTGCAGCATATAAAGTGTGTGAGCTTATAAGGTTTTTAAAAAAGTCTGAGGCAAATGTAAAGGTAATTATGACCAATAATGCACAAAGGTTTATAACTCCTTTGACAGTGCAAACTCTTTCGCAAAACAGAGTTTATCTTGACACATTTGAAAGTGAGTATTTCTATGATATAGAGCACATATCATTGACAGCCTGGGCAGATATCTTAGTTGTAGCTCCTGCAACAGCAAATATTATTGGAAAGTTTGCAAATGGCATTGCTGATGACCTTTTGACAACCACTTTTTTAGCATTCAATAAGCCCATTTTAGTTGTTCCTGCAATGAATTCAAACATGTTTGAAAACAAAATTGTGCAGGCAAATATACAAAAGCTAAAGCAGGTTGGCATAAATGTTTTAGAACCTGAAGCAGGGCTTTTAGCTTGTGGAGTATATGGGAAAGGACGTTATCCTGAAAACCGAAAAATTGTAATTGAAATTGAAAGGCTGCTTGAAAAAAAAGATTTAGATGGCAAAAGGGTTCTCATCACAGCCGGCCCAACAAGAGAATACTTAGATCCTGTGAGGTTTATTTCTAACAGGTCATCAGGTAAGATGGGTTTTGCATTAGCAGAAGAAGCCTATAAAAGAGGAGCAAAAGTTACTCTCGTATCAGGTCCTGTAAACATTCAAACTTATGCAGACATCGAGATAGTTAACGTTGAGACAGCTTATGAGATGTATGAAGAAGTAAAAAGTATAAAGGATAAATATGATATACTCATATTCTCTGCTGCAGTTGCAGACTTTAAACCAAAAAACTTTAGAGAATCGAAAATAAAAAAGGAACAAGAACAAGAACTACAGATTGAACTTCAGAAAAATCCTGACATTTTAAAATATGCGGGGGAGACTAAGAAGGATTGGCAAATTGTTGTAGGATTTTCGGCTGAGACAGAAAATCTAATTGAAAATTCCAAGAAAAAACTTTATGAGAAAAATGCAGATTTGATTGTTGCTAACAATGTTTTACAAGAAGGTGCTGGGTTTAATGTGGATACGAACATTGTCACGCTAATCTCAAAAGAGAAGGTTTTAGAGCTTCCTAAACTTAGCAAAGAGGAAGTGGCAGGCAGAATATTTGACTTCATAGTAGATTACCTCTGCAGAAGGTAG
- a CDS encoding damage-control phosphatase ARMT1 family protein, with translation MNALIDCIHCYLKQAVSCMEMANIPDERKKEVLYELMDFIKTLNPQDSPAYNSSLVLLKTYEIIQNNDPYYSAKKQSNALALELFESVRKKVFESKDPLYESLKAAVAGNVIDLGIKREFDIESELSHAFDFGFSIDDYPLLKKKLQNSKNIVIAGDNAGEIVFDKVLVEVLNQMGKNVYYIVKTKPILNDATLEDAKEVGMDKIATIVETGLGLLGIPKEFVSSQLKQLILNVDIVISKGQANFESLDEFEEIQDNIFYLLKIKCEYLAKKLNFKHGDLVLINGENLKKRK, from the coding sequence ATGAATGCTCTTATAGATTGTATTCACTGTTATTTAAAACAAGCTGTTTCATGCATGGAAATGGCTAATATACCTGACGAGAGAAAGAAAGAAGTTTTGTATGAGCTAATGGACTTTATAAAAACTTTAAATCCACAGGATTCACCAGCTTATAATTCTTCACTTGTTTTGCTTAAAACGTATGAAATAATACAAAATAACGATCCCTATTACTCTGCGAAAAAGCAATCAAATGCTTTGGCACTTGAACTTTTCGAAAGTGTAAGAAAAAAGGTTTTTGAATCAAAAGATCCACTTTATGAGTCTCTAAAGGCTGCTGTAGCGGGCAATGTAATTGATTTAGGCATAAAAAGAGAGTTTGACATCGAAAGTGAGCTTTCGCACGCTTTTGATTTCGGATTTTCGATAGATGACTATCCTCTCTTAAAAAAGAAGCTTCAAAACAGTAAAAACATTGTGATTGCAGGAGATAACGCAGGGGAGATTGTGTTTGACAAAGTTTTAGTGGAAGTATTAAATCAAATGGGCAAGAATGTATATTACATAGTAAAGACAAAACCTATACTAAATGATGCAACATTAGAAGATGCAAAAGAAGTTGGCATGGATAAAATTGCAACCATTGTGGAGACAGGTTTAGGCTTGTTAGGTATTCCTAAGGAATTTGTATCATCTCAGCTTAAACAGTTAATCTTAAATGTGGATATTGTAATTTCAAAAGGTCAGGCAAATTTTGAATCCTTAGATGAATTTGAGGAAATTCAAGACAATATATTTTACCTTCTTAAAATTAAATGTGAATACTTGGCAAAGAAACTTAATTTCAAACATGGAGATTTAGTGTTAATCAATGGAGAAAATTTGAAAAAAAGAAAGTGA
- a CDS encoding YicC/YloC family endoribonuclease, which yields MIKSMTGYGGSKQVTQQREYSVDIKSVNHRYLEINLRVPKEFIKFEGDIKNLISRYIQRGKVDVYVSFKSFSEKDYKITPNLGLLKQYLEAINIVRENFLEVQDDFSLSTFIKLPDALVIENQEFDSDVIKNELLSCIEVALKNLDSMRKTEGENLKRDILQRIERINEIVQKIERYSASLVESYREKLYKRINEYFELKNIDENRLMLEITLFADKSDITEELVRLKSHIVQFVECLNAGGVVGKKLDFIIQEMNREANTIGAKSTIYEISNCVVSLKDELEKIREQVQNIE from the coding sequence ATGATTAAAAGTATGACAGGCTATGGTGGCTCTAAACAGGTCACACAGCAACGAGAATACTCAGTTGATATAAAAAGTGTAAATCATAGATATTTGGAGATAAACCTGCGGGTACCAAAGGAATTTATTAAATTTGAAGGTGATATAAAAAATCTCATATCAAGATATATTCAACGTGGAAAAGTTGATGTTTATGTGAGTTTTAAGAGTTTTAGTGAAAAAGATTATAAAATAACACCAAATTTGGGATTGTTAAAGCAGTACTTAGAAGCAATAAACATTGTAAGAGAGAACTTCCTTGAGGTCCAAGACGATTTTAGCTTGTCAACCTTCATAAAACTTCCAGATGCACTTGTGATTGAAAATCAAGAATTTGATAGTGACGTAATAAAAAATGAGCTTTTGAGTTGTATTGAAGTTGCGTTAAAGAACCTTGATAGTATGAGAAAAACTGAAGGTGAAAATTTAAAAAGAGACATATTACAAAGAATTGAAAGGATAAATGAGATAGTACAAAAGATAGAGAGATATTCTGCGTCTCTTGTAGAGAGCTATCGTGAAAAACTCTATAAAAGAATAAATGAGTACTTTGAGCTAAAGAATATTGATGAAAACAGGCTGATGTTAGAAATAACACTTTTTGCAGACAAGAGTGATATTACAGAAGAGTTGGTGAGGCTAAAAAGCCATATAGTGCAGTTTGTAGAATGTTTAAATGCAGGTGGAGTTGTTGGTAAAAAGCTTGACTTTATTATTCAAGAAATGAATAGAGAAGCAAATACAATTGGTGCAAAGTCTACAATATATGAAATTTCAAACTGTGTTGTGAGTTTAAAAGATGAGCTTGAAAAAATCCGTGAGCAAGTTCAAAATATTGAGTAG
- the gmk gene encoding guanylate kinase, which yields MKEGLLIVISGPAGVGKGTVVGKLLERNPNIKLSISKTTRKPRPGEREGVNYFFVSRQQFEDDIKNDNFLEYAEYNNNYYGTPKDFVLETLKNGFDVILEIETQGALQVKSTFEDAVLIFILPPSMKELYNRLKKRATETEEEIEARLNIARGEIRLLPKYDYCVINDNVDKAVEAIEKIIEVEKLRTRRFDVQSFLKE from the coding sequence ATGAAAGAAGGACTTTTAATTGTTATTTCAGGTCCAGCGGGTGTTGGGAAGGGCACAGTTGTGGGCAAACTATTAGAGAGGAATCCTAATATTAAACTTTCAATTTCAAAGACAACAAGAAAGCCAAGACCTGGTGAAAGAGAAGGTGTTAACTATTTTTTTGTTTCTCGGCAGCAGTTTGAGGATGATATAAAAAACGACAATTTTTTAGAATATGCTGAGTATAACAACAATTATTATGGTACACCTAAGGATTTTGTTTTGGAAACATTGAAAAATGGCTTTGATGTAATATTAGAGATTGAAACCCAAGGTGCTTTGCAAGTCAAGTCTACATTTGAAGATGCAGTGCTCATATTCATATTACCCCCCTCTATGAAAGAGCTGTATAATAGGCTTAAAAAAAGGGCAACAGAAACTGAAGAGGAAATTGAAGCAAGGCTTAATATTGCAAGAGGCGAAATTAGACTTTTGCCCAAGTATGACTATTGTGTTATTAATGACAATGTTGACAAAGCTGTTGAGGCAATTGAAAAAATTATTGAAGTGGAAAAGCTTAGGACAAGAAGATTTGATGTACAAAGCTTTTTAAAGGAGTGA
- the priA gene encoding replication restart helicase PriA produces MMIVEVCINYQDANVDRTFDYLVPGHLEELVEVGKRVYVNFGVSNRVVEGLIINVKEDTNVEREKLKCVLAVIDKIPIVSDEQIKLAFSIKNYYATKLGQALGLIIPPFVSNNEIYIICAQQTSDLTLEDELKEIYNRILKRPVSANSKLAKENEDKIASLFLRGLLRFELKLLKSLNEEKRETPTEPQYKLTKDQKKALELITSTFDKGIYKNILLFGVTGSGKTEVYIQAMRYVISKGKSVILMVPEISLTPQMIQNVKRRIESEVVVYHSKMNSSQRQRAWLKLKSGEAKVVIGPRSAIFAPAKELGLIIVDEEHETSYKSEKSPRVNAVEVAQMRAKINSIPIVLGSATPTVEHYYYAIAGKYAICTLRERINKALPEVFVVDMKKEILDGNKSIFSRLLLSEIEKNLQRGEQVLLFLNRRGYSPIVICRECGYVYMCKNCSISLTYHKDGYLRCHYCNYKQEYTSICPKCGSKYVRQYGSGTQRIEDEIKTYFKDARVLRMDKDTTTRKDAVEEILSKFKSKEADILVGTQMVAKGLHFPDLTLVGVINADTILNMPDFRSKERTFQLITQVAGRAGREKQGRVVIQTFNPDDYSIVAASNHDYESFFEEEIKIRKTMGYPPYSYIVNFIVVSQNEGFAKKGIENVYRLLEKCTKIVNLKIYGPSESPIFKVENQYRYHILVKFEKASQMIDIANMIKERYNYNNAELIIDVNPINTL; encoded by the coding sequence ATGATGATTGTTGAGGTGTGTATTAATTATCAAGATGCAAATGTGGACAGGACATTCGACTATTTGGTCCCAGGACATCTTGAAGAACTTGTTGAAGTTGGTAAAAGAGTGTATGTAAACTTTGGAGTTTCAAATAGAGTTGTAGAAGGGCTTATTATCAATGTAAAAGAAGATACAAATGTTGAAAGAGAAAAACTAAAGTGTGTGCTTGCTGTAATTGACAAAATTCCAATTGTCTCGGATGAGCAGATAAAGCTTGCATTTTCCATAAAAAATTATTATGCCACTAAATTAGGGCAAGCATTGGGTTTAATCATTCCTCCGTTTGTGAGCAATAACGAAATATACATAATTTGTGCCCAACAAACTTCAGATTTGACCTTAGAAGATGAACTTAAAGAAATTTACAATAGAATTCTAAAGAGGCCGGTCTCGGCGAATTCCAAACTTGCAAAAGAAAATGAAGATAAAATTGCAAGCTTATTTTTAAGAGGATTACTAAGATTTGAGTTAAAACTCCTAAAGAGTTTAAATGAAGAAAAGAGAGAGACGCCAACTGAACCTCAATATAAGTTGACAAAAGACCAAAAGAAAGCTCTTGAATTAATAACCTCTACGTTTGACAAAGGAATATACAAAAATATTCTTTTGTTTGGAGTAACTGGAAGTGGAAAAACAGAAGTTTATATTCAAGCAATGAGATATGTGATTAGCAAAGGTAAAAGCGTAATTCTTATGGTACCTGAAATCTCACTGACGCCACAAATGATTCAGAATGTCAAAAGAAGAATAGAAAGTGAAGTTGTTGTATATCACAGTAAGATGAACAGTTCACAAAGACAGAGAGCCTGGCTCAAGCTAAAAAGTGGAGAGGCAAAAGTAGTAATTGGGCCAAGGTCTGCAATATTTGCTCCGGCAAAAGAGTTAGGACTTATAATTGTTGATGAGGAGCATGAGACAAGTTATAAATCAGAAAAATCACCTCGTGTAAATGCTGTAGAAGTTGCTCAGATGCGAGCAAAAATAAATAGTATACCAATTGTTTTGGGTTCAGCGACTCCAACAGTTGAACACTATTATTATGCAATAGCAGGAAAATATGCTATTTGTACTTTGAGAGAGAGAATAAACAAGGCACTACCAGAGGTATTTGTGGTTGACATGAAAAAAGAGATCTTAGATGGTAACAAATCAATCTTTAGTAGGCTTTTATTAAGTGAGATAGAGAAGAACTTGCAAAGAGGAGAACAGGTTTTACTTTTCCTGAACAGAAGAGGGTATTCTCCCATTGTGATATGCCGTGAGTGCGGCTATGTTTACATGTGCAAAAATTGTAGTATCTCACTTACTTATCATAAAGACGGATATTTGAGGTGTCATTATTGCAATTACAAACAAGAGTATACTAGTATATGTCCAAAATGTGGTAGCAAATATGTCCGCCAGTATGGAAGTGGTACTCAGAGAATAGAGGATGAAATAAAAACGTATTTTAAAGACGCAAGAGTGCTACGTATGGATAAAGACACTACCACAAGAAAAGATGCAGTTGAAGAGATTTTGAGCAAGTTCAAATCAAAAGAAGCTGACATCTTGGTGGGTACTCAAATGGTTGCAAAGGGATTGCATTTTCCTGATTTGACTTTGGTTGGAGTGATAAATGCTGATACTATTTTAAATATGCCAGATTTTAGAAGCAAAGAAAGGACATTTCAACTTATTACTCAGGTAGCAGGGAGAGCAGGAAGAGAAAAACAAGGAAGAGTAGTAATTCAGACATTTAACCCTGACGATTATAGTATAGTTGCAGCCTCAAATCATGACTATGAAAGCTTCTTTGAAGAAGAGATAAAGATTCGCAAAACAATGGGATATCCACCATATTCATATATTGTAAATTTCATTGTAGTATCACAAAATGAAGGCTTTGCTAAAAAAGGGATAGAAAATGTGTATAGGTTACTTGAAAAATGTACAAAGATTGTTAATCTCAAAATTTACGGGCCCAGCGAAAGTCCAATTTTCAAAGTTGAAAATCAATATAGGTATCATATACTTGTCAAGTTTGAAAAAGCTTCACAGATGATTGATATAGCCAATATGATAAAAGAAAGATATAATTATAATAATGCTGAGCTTATAATCGATGTGAATCCTATAAACACACTGTAA
- the rpoZ gene encoding DNA-directed RNA polymerase subunit omega, producing the protein MLLRPGLDELLQYVDNKYTLSVLVAKRARQLLEQMQKKVDINLESDKYVTMAVNEIASGKISYKYIKPVKKNESKK; encoded by the coding sequence ATGTTACTTCGACCAGGGCTTGATGAACTTTTGCAATATGTTGACAATAAATATACACTGTCTGTGCTTGTTGCAAAGCGTGCAAGACAACTTTTAGAACAAATGCAAAAAAAGGTGGATATAAACTTAGAATCAGACAAATACGTCACAATGGCAGTAAATGAGATTGCCTCTGGTAAGATTTCTTATAAGTATATAAAGCCGGTGAAAAAAAATGAGTCTAAAAAATAA
- the remA gene encoding extracellular matrix/biofilm regulator RemA, producing MKLINIGFGNIVSANRLIAIVSPDSAPIKRIIQEARERGMLIDATYGRRTRAVIITDSDHVILSAVQPETVAHRVIEPEEDFEEDIDVEDEVDKR from the coding sequence ATAAAACTTATCAACATTGGATTTGGGAACATAGTTTCGGCAAACAGACTGATTGCAATTGTTAGTCCTGACTCTGCTCCAATAAAGAGAATAATCCAAGAGGCAAGAGAAAGAGGAATGCTAATTGATGCAACATATGGAAGAAGAACACGGGCAGTGATTATAACAGATTCTGACCATGTAATACTATCCGCTGTTCAGCCAGAGACTGTTGCGCACAGGGTAATTGAACCGGAAGAAGATTTTGAAGAAGATATTGATGTTGAGGATGAGGTTGACAAGAGATGA
- a CDS encoding Uma2 family endonuclease produces MEARIPKIYTYADYLQLPEDARVELIEGVIYDMSPAPSRVHQKIVSELTITIGSYLRQNKKACEIYTAPFDVVLIEEGQDEKQAINVVQPDISIICDKRKLTDKGCVGVPEMIIEVVSESNFSHDYIRKLNLYTQFKVKEYWIVNPKNQTILVYRLIDNEDYLPPEAYTFSDKVKVGIFEDLIIDFAQIKEVL; encoded by the coding sequence ATGGAAGCCAGAATACCTAAAATATACACCTATGCAGACTATCTTCAGCTGCCAGAAGACGCAAGGGTGGAGTTGATTGAAGGTGTCATCTATGATATGAGCCCTGCACCCTCAAGAGTGCATCAAAAGATAGTTTCAGAGTTAACAATAACAATTGGTAGCTATCTCCGGCAAAATAAAAAAGCATGCGAAATCTACACAGCGCCATTTGATGTAGTCCTAATAGAGGAAGGACAGGACGAAAAACAAGCAATCAACGTTGTGCAGCCTGATATTTCAATTATTTGCGACAAGAGAAAACTTACTGATAAAGGCTGTGTTGGAGTTCCTGAAATGATAATTGAGGTTGTATCTGAGAGCAATTTTTCGCATGACTATATCCGAAAGCTCAATCTTTATACACAGTTTAAGGTTAAAGAATACTGGATTGTCAATCCTAAAAATCAAACAATCTTAGTGTACAGACTCATAGACAACGAAGATTACTTGCCACCAGAAGCTTACACCTTCAGTGACAAGGTCAAGGTTGGTATTTTTGAAGACCTTATAATAGACTTTGCCCAAATAAAAGAGGTGTTATAA
- a CDS encoding histone deacetylase family protein, with product MQRAQNKLGLILFPAFDWRITPTHPEREERLLYTIDQIEEEGFFDYENVFVFNPEIIDEKYINLTHFCVPNFDSIATISHKIAASSTITIAKKVMSKEVEKGFALIRPPGHHAHRITYGDRGFCIINNEAIMVEYLKREYRIKKIAIIDTDCHHGDGTQDIFWNDKDVLFISLHQDGRTLYPGSGFTNEIGGPAALGYTLNLPLPPYTSDEGFLYCLENLILPILEEFKPDIIINSAGQDNHYSDPLTNMNFSAQGYAKLTERLNPHISVLEGGYSVESALPYVNLGIIFALAGIDYSNIKEPDYDFEKLRQSPKISEYIKRLCENVYTIWKNKEQTAHEFKKKYQKYYTRKKSIYYDTMGFLEQQLENIKICNKCSGLITIESRCLNYRVFAITIPHDACDECCDEGYKLFATSDPVNFSHIILQDKKNFEFYKKENLK from the coding sequence ATGCAAAGAGCACAGAACAAGCTTGGGCTTATCCTCTTTCCTGCATTTGACTGGAGAATTACCCCTACACATCCTGAAAGAGAAGAGAGACTTCTTTACACCATTGACCAAATTGAAGAAGAAGGTTTTTTTGACTATGAGAATGTATTTGTATTTAATCCTGAAATAATTGACGAGAAGTATATAAATCTTACACACTTTTGTGTCCCTAACTTTGATTCAATTGCAACCATTTCACATAAAATTGCCGCAAGTAGCACTATTACCATAGCTAAGAAGGTTATGTCAAAAGAAGTCGAAAAAGGTTTTGCTTTGATTCGCCCCCCTGGACACCACGCTCACAGAATAACATATGGTGATAGAGGTTTTTGTATAATAAATAATGAAGCAATAATGGTTGAATACTTAAAGAGAGAATATAGAATAAAAAAGATAGCAATCATTGACACAGATTGTCATCATGGAGACGGAACACAGGATATATTCTGGAATGACAAAGATGTTCTTTTCATCTCCTTGCATCAAGATGGAAGAACACTTTACCCAGGAAGCGGATTTACAAATGAAATAGGAGGGCCAGCTGCACTTGGATATACACTCAACTTACCTCTGCCACCATATACTTCTGATGAAGGATTTTTATATTGCTTAGAAAATTTGATCCTCCCTATCTTAGAAGAATTCAAACCTGACATTATCATAAATTCAGCTGGACAGGATAATCATTATTCAGACCCCTTGACAAATATGAACTTTTCAGCGCAAGGATATGCTAAACTCACCGAAAGATTAAACCCTCATATTTCAGTGTTAGAAGGTGGGTACTCTGTTGAAAGTGCTCTTCCATATGTCAATCTTGGTATAATATTTGCCCTTGCTGGTATTGATTATTCTAATATAAAAGAGCCTGACTATGACTTTGAAAAGTTAAGACAATCTCCAAAAATAAGTGAATATATTAAAAGATTGTGCGAAAACGTGTACACTATATGGAAAAACAAAGAACAGACTGCACATGAGTTCAAGAAAAAATACCAGAAATATTATACACGAAAAAAATCAATATACTACGATACCATGGGATTTTTAGAGCAGCAGCTTGAGAACATTAAAATTTGTAACAAATGCTCAGGGTTAATAACTATTGAGTCGCGTTGTTTGAATTATAGGGTTTTTGCAATCACAATACCACATGATGCATGTGATGAGTGCTGTGATGAAGGTTATAAACTTTTTGCAACTTCTGATCCTGTCAACTTTTCCCATATAATCTTGCAGGATAAAAAGAATTTTGAATTTTACAAAAAAGAAAACTTAAAATAG